The genomic stretch AATGTACCGGTACCACTGCAAATCTCCCTTTGCTGTAGTGCCGTCGGAAGAATCCACCGCCGATTCGAAGCCCGCGCGCCTCTTACTTAGTTCTCCCGCTCATGGAAGAATCTCATTGGGGGCCAGCAATAGGCAGCTTGTGTTCGAGGACACCCTCAGCGagcacttttttttgtggtgctttttttttggtgcgAGAGTCGATTCTACCTCTTACTTTGTGGCGGGATGAAGCTGAGGATTTTGGTGAAATGCGGGGAATGTATCGCAGTTGTCAGGTGGCAGCCCAGTGTACGAGCATACAAGGACGACGTTCCaaggatacatgtactgagGATGCAGCACGAGTGACGACATGAACAAATCAATACTTTTACGAGTTGATTACCGGCCTTTTCTACGTGGCCTACGGTATGAAATGGCCTCCTACCtgtccttttttcttcctccccttcttctgctctgcttttgctcttgaagAGAGTACCACGGACACACCCACGGCTGGCTGAGCACATCCCGGCCAATGGGCAGCAGCTCGTGCTACACAAAATAATGGTCGGGAGGGAAAGACAAGCTTTTCTGTCGCCATCCGATTCGCCGATGTCTGACACGTCGTCGGGACCGAGAGCGAGTCGCGGCGCTTCTCTGGTTATGCAGGGCGGCCGAGATGGCTgcgagctgttgctgctagCAAAAGATGCCCAGGCAAGACCAGGCAGGTAAGTATTTGAACCGCTAGCGCAGGTTTGACGGCGTAATATAGGTGTATGGTAGCTGAATAGAAGAACCGAAGAAGCCGGgagatgagctggagctgggcggccTTGAGAAAAACACTCTTGGGCTTGGGATATGAGACCGACGACTTGGATTGACTGATGGACCTGGACAGATAAAAGGCCAGCCAAGTAAAATCCACCTGTCGGATTATATCCGCGGCATTTCCTTGTGATGTGCGTTTTGAAACAACCAGACGAGATACTATCGTCGACAGAGGGCCTTTGAGGTGCATGCAATAAACAGGCTCTGCTGCCTGGCTGCCCCTCCCTCCTGTTTCCCCGGGCCATCGTCCACCGCAGCCTCGATCGTTCCAGAGGGTCGACAGAAGACAAGGATGGACCATCCCAGGATTAGCGCCAGGGCCCAAATGGCAGAAAAGCTGCTCTGGGGCTACATGTAGGCCTACTTATTCCGagatgctgctactgtaaCCCGGAGGCTAACTATCCCCATCTCCCGGCCCCATTGGTGTTTCGAATTAGCTTTTTGGGCTCCCCCTAGCAGCcgtttcttgtttttctcttttttgggCCGTCGCTCTGCCAAGTTTGATGGGTGAGGTGATGAGAGCggatactgctgctgcttggtaCCACGTATCGGGATTCGGGAAAGCCGACCAAGCCGCGAGGGCTGGCGTTGATACTGTGCACGTCTAGTGCTGGCAGTAGGCAGTGTCGTAGTACGCATGTGAGAGATGGCATGATATTTACATGTGCCTGGTGGTGATTAGACGGAAGGGGCCTGTGTTTGGTGTAACCACGGCTTGATGGTACCTAGGTGATGTGATGTTGTCGatttgatggagttgagcGCCGCCAAGCTTTATGCACGCGGCAGATTAAACTAGCAGTGCCGTTGACCTCTTAATAAGCCCACCTAGATATCATCTCCTACAGGCTGTTAAGGCGATTGCCAAGAGACGTTCCTCTGCAACCTCTGATCGGCCACTTGTGCATGCAGGCGCGATGCTCTTGGTGCTTGGCACAGAGTCTTATTGCCAATAATGCATATGCAGTGCCTGTACGGCTTGTGATGCGCAATTCAATGGCTGTAGCACCCGAGTTTATTTCACCTACTAGCTTCTTTCATCTCGGAGTGCATGAAATGCAAATACTTGAGTATTAGGTACCTTTATGTATCTAGGTTGGCACACACGAAGTACGCATGATATTCCCGTCCATGCTTTGTGCTCGCACATGGCTCTGTATCCCTCCTCTTGCCATTTAGCGCCTTTACATGCTGTCAAGCCAAACAATATTTGTGATTCAAGTCTAGCTCCTGTCCACCCTTTAGTCCGAGATTTGACAATGACTCTAGATGTCGTTTGATTTTGTGAAAAACGCATACTGCTTGTGACACCATGGCTGATGGCCATATAGAGGTATGATACGTTACCATATGCAGCCACCGGCTCCTCCATGTCTGGCCGAATGGAATTCTGATATCGATACCTTATTGACGTATACAAAGTTGTACCTTGTATCAACATACAGCATACATGTCTCAGACACATATGCCATAGCACAAGCTCAGCCTTGTTCAGGCGGCACAAGACGGTCGTGTGTGTCATGGCTCCCGACTCGCTCACCCTCCCTGTCTCTCGGACGCGGCAGACGGGAACAATTTCCTGTTGATGCCCGTTCCCGCTTACCCTCTTGCAGATGCGCTCTGTCATGGGTAGCCGTGGTTTCGCCTAACCGGCTTCCCTCCTGGAGCACGCGAGCCTCGAACCACACacgagaagagatggaagaggtTGCAGAAGGCATGCATATGAGAGTTGATTATCCAACTTAGGACCTCATCCATGGATTGCAAGACTACctaccagctccagcactcCATATCACTGTCCGTTCTATTGGTTGTACCTGTACGACGCCGGGAAGTCTCTCGCGTGCAAACAAGCACCCGGTCGACATTAATAAGAGacctgccgctgccgctgctccaCGCCTCTCGCTGGCTTCCGGTTTACCGTCCAGCCGCCCCGCCTTGGCCTCCACCAGACCAGCGCTTGTGTGTCTCGTCTCAGTCCTTCTCAGAGCCCGTGCGTGCTCGTCTCTTGCCTGCCACCACCGTAGCGGTACATACAAGCTTCGACTTGATAGCTGTAATCTGCGAAAGACAGTACGTGTATCCGGTGGCTGATGGTGGCTTGTCGCGGCTCATCAAACGCCCAATCTCGCACCACGGACTTCACTGCTGGCGCCCATCGTACTCCGGCCGGCAGCACTACATGCACTAACAAGCCACCTGCAGCGCGCTGTAAGGGCGTCCACCGGGCCTAACCCGCTGCCACCACCGCGTACAGGTACCGCTACCTGCGCCGCTTATCCCTGGCCTACTACTTTTTAGCACCAGCCTGCTGTGCCGTACTTCCAGcacctctttttctctcgccAGTCCTGTCGCTCCCGTCTTCCTGATCTCGACTCGCCCTGTGGCCCCCCCCCTACGCCGGCTCGTTTTATGGTGCTCGCCTCCCGCTTCTCTTCGCTGGACCAGACCAAACCATCAACCTCCAACTTCGGTCCCGTCCCAGCGTTTCCAACGTCGCCTTCGCCTCGCCGCCCGCGCCCGCCGTCGCACCGCCGGTTTCCTTCTATATCATGACCTCAGCGATGTCTATGGGCTAGAAGAATGTGTGAGTCTCTGCTCGCCTCCCGTCCCGAGCCGCTGCTGAACACCGTCCTGCAGCGGCCAAGCCTGCCCCTACGTGACCCCAGTCTTGGCGGCCGGCAACTGACGTCTCACAGCGCTCTCCGAGATTCGAAATGTCGTGTATGTTGCTCCAAGAAGACGGTGCTCGctgtttgcttgtttgttcccgccgctgccgtcgccCTCTGCGAGTCTGCGCCAATGTCGCTGCTGGCttgccgtcgtcgccatgCCATTGGCGCCTCATCGCCGCTGAGGGCTCCCTCCACCCGTGACTGCGGAGCGCTGCTTTGACGTTTGCTCGCATGATCACGAttgccctcttcctctgcgaTCGCCGGCACTTTTACCTTTGTTTCTGCTGTCGCAtttgcgtctgcgtctgcggcTAGGTACTGACGGCTTGACAGGCTTCTCTTCAGTAATCCGGTCTGGGGTGGTGCTACAACCGTGCCCACCACCATTATCAGAAACATCACAGCGCTCTCCGTGCGTCCATCTCCCCTCCGTCTGTCTTGATAACCGCCTCTAGAAAGTGCCGCTGACATTGCCCATCTCAACAGAGTCAGATAGCATACGAGGAGCGCATCGATAGCAACATTACCACGTTAACGACGACCAATGCCGACACCCTCAATGGGGTCATACAAGGCCTATTATACGTTCCCGAAATAACCCGCATGCCCTCCTGCGACGCCCAGCAGTACGACTTTATCCCCAGGAATGTTACTCGCCGCTCCAACCTCCCTCCCACAAACTACAATCTCATAGCTCTTGCTCCCTGGTTCAGCATAGACTGCACTGTAGCCTACCTCGCATCCGCCCGCTCCGATCCCATCCGTGCCTTTATTTTTTACAAGCCAAACAATTCGTCAAACAAACCCCAGGACGTCGACTCCCCCGTCTGGAAcctcgacgatgatggcgcgTGGAGGAATCAAAACCAGTATCCCGTCTTTGCCGTCTCGGGTCTCGAGGGCCAGAAAATGATGACTCAACTCAGCTACTACTCGGGGACCGTTGACCAGATACCCCATGGCCAGGAGATTGCGCAACTCTACGGACCTAATCCGAAAGATTACGTTCGAATATGGACCGAGCTGACCATGAAGAACCCCGCCAATATTCCCGCTCTGTGGATATttttcctcatcgtcatcagtgCTTTGCTGGCCATCATCGGTGGAATTTCGCTCACCATGCATCTGATTCAGAGGCGACGCCGCCACTCGCTGAGACGTCGCGTTGAATCCGGCGAGGTTGATCTGGAAGCGATGGGTATAAAGCGGTTGACCGTACCGTACACACACGTCAAGTCGTTCCCGCTCTTCACCTATAACCAAGACCCGGATTTGCTCGACAGCCCGCCAACGCCCTCGTCCCCCGGCCCTCGCGGGAAAACGAGGAGAAGCCGCAGACATGACCGAGTCGCTCCTAGTGATGTTATATCTCCCAGTGAGCAGAGCGTTCGCAGCACACGGAGCGTGCGAAGCAAGAGGTCGAGTATAACAGGGTCCGATACTACCGCCACCAACTTCCAGCCCAATTGCCACATATGTCTAGATCGCTTTGAACATCGTGTTACCATCATCAAAGAACTCACTTGCGGCCACATATTTCATCCCGACTGCATAGAAGAATACCTTCTCGAAAACAGCTCATTATGCCCAATGTGCAAGTACTGCTTGCTGCCTCGCGGATACTGCCCTCCCATCACCAACGGAATGGTTCGTCGCGAACGTGCCCTACGGAAACTGCGAGGAAGAGTTGACTTGGACGCTTCCTCTCTGGAATCTGGCGAGAACAAATTCAAGGGCTGGACAAAGAAAATATTCCACTTGCAGCACAACGCAGCTCCGCCCAATGTCCCTCTGACGCCGATCAAGGGCAATAAGCCTGATAGAGATGCTTCTGGGAAGAAAATATCCACATCTACAGAGCAGCCTGTTGCGGAAACTGAAGCTGCTAGAGCAATACCATTAACGCCGTCTGGAACGACCATTATGGAAATATCCGAATCCGAAGAGGATGCAGTCGGAGAGACAACAGCCACTGTAACGCAGAATCCGGCGCCGACAACTCGGACAAAGACCCGCAAGCCTCAACCTCGCGCTTTGAGATTGTTGCCCACGGCTCCAGAGGGCGTTGAGCTGGTAGTGGCACAGCGTGCCGGAGGACACAGCCCTTCGTCGTTTGCACGAGAGCGTATGCGGGAGATTGCAAGCCAGAATGCGCCATTCGAGGACCCGGACTTGAGGCGCCCCAAATGTGAGTTATatgctttgccttgcctcTTTCGCAGATTTTACTAACAATGACAAGGGCGACGCGTCGTTTCGAGTGTCTTTCCTGGATTCACATGAGCGTGCAC from Trichoderma atroviride chromosome 3, complete sequence encodes the following:
- a CDS encoding uncharacterized protein (EggNog:ENOG41~TransMembrane:1 (o227-252i)); this encodes MSLSEIRNVVLLFSNPVWGGATTVPTTIIRNITALSSQIAYEERIDSNITTLTTTNADTLNGVIQGLLYVPEITRMPSCDAQQYDFIPRNVTRRSNLPPTNYNLIALAPWFSIDCTVAYLASARSDPIRAFIFYKPNNSSNKPQDVDSPVWNLDDDGAWRNQNQYPVFAVSGLEGQKMMTQLSYYSGTVDQIPHGQEIAQLYGPNPKDYVRIWTELTMKNPANIPALWIFFLIVISALLAIIGGISLTMHLIQRRRRHSLRRRVESGEVDLEAMGIKRLTVPYTHVKSFPLFTYNQDPDLLDSPPTPSSPGPRGKTRRSRRHDRVAPSDVISPSEQSVRSTRSVRSKRSSITGSDTTATNFQPNCHICLDRFEHRVTIIKELTCGHIFHPDCIEEYLLENSSLCPMCKYCLLPRGYCPPITNGMVRRERALRKLRGRVDLDASSLESGENKFKGWTKKIFHLQHNAAPPNVPLTPIKGNKPDRDASGKKISTSTEQPVAETEAARAIPLTPSGTTIMEISESEEDAVGETTATVTQNPAPTTRTKTRKPQPRALRLLPTAPEGVELVVAQRAGGHSPSSFARERMREIASQNAPFEDPDLRRPKWRRVVSSVFPGFT